The region ACAAGGATTCGGCTCACGATGCGCACGAGAATCCCCGGCCTCCCAAGGAGCGAAAAAATGAGAATGCTCACCACCATAACCACAAGGAGCCAGCTCGTTCCACAACGGGGATGGCGGGTGGTGAACTTCATGGCGTTTTCTGGAGTGAGCTCCTCTCCCTCCTCAAAGGCGAAAATTGCCTTGTGCTCTGCCCCATGGTACTCAAAAACCCGGCGGATGTCCCGTATCTGGGAAATCACGAAGAGGTAGAGGAGGAAAACCCCAATCCGGATTCCTCCCTCGGCAAGGTTGTACACGACGGTTGAAGAGAGGAAACGGTCAAAAAGAGAGGTTACAAAGGTCGGCAGCGCCACGAAAAGCCCCACAAAAAGGCCCAGGGCAAGGAGCATAGCCATTCCGATATCAAAACCGGTGAGCTTTGCCTCATCTCCAAAGGCCACCTGGGCCGAGTACGAGAGCGCCCGAAGCCCCACAACCAGAGAATCCACAAGGCCCACAATCCCCCGAACGATGGGGAGGGAAAGAAAACGGCTCCGGCGGGAAAGGGGAACCTCTTCCCGAACCTCAAGGACAATAGTCCCATCCGGACGGCGCACCGCCATGGCAAGGCGGCGGGGGCTACGCATCATGACCCCCTCAATGAGCGCCTGTCCCCCGATATCGCAGGATCTCTCTCTCACAGCGTTCCCCACGGCTTTCCGCAACTCTTCTCCCCCTCCGGGCAAGGTCCGAATTTGCAGGGCGGACCGGCGAGCTCCGCAATGCTCGGCGCAACCTTTCTTATCTCCTCGAGCATCCGGAGCACCACTTCCCGAATCTCCCACTGAGCCCGACGGCACAGGCGCAACCGGAAGATGTGCAAGAGCTCCCGGGCATTCAGGGAGATTACAAGATTCGTTTCCACCCCCTGAGGGAGAACGTACCGGGCATCTTCCCTTGGAATGCCAAGGCCACAGAGCTCCTCGTAGGCTCTCTGGGCCTGAGCAATCACCTCATCAAACACTATTTTAGCACGAGGATGGGCAACAATCGACGGAGGACACACGAACTTCGCGTTCCTCACATCCACATAGCGCTGGCTCTGCTGGGCGTAGGACGCCAGGCGATGCCGCACAAGCTGATGCGAGGCCACCCGCGATATCCCCTCGATGAGAAAGGAAAATGAGGCGTGCTCCAGAACCGACTCATGCCCC is a window of Candidatus Caldatribacterium sp. DNA encoding:
- a CDS encoding DUF1385 domain-containing protein, whose product is MRKAVGNAVRERSCDIGGQALIEGVMMRSPRRLAMAVRRPDGTIVLEVREEVPLSRRSRFLSLPIVRGIVGLVDSLVVGLRALSYSAQVAFGDEAKLTGFDIGMAMLLALGLFVGLFVALPTFVTSLFDRFLSSTVVYNLAEGGIRIGVFLLYLFVISQIRDIRRVFEYHGAEHKAIFAFEEGEELTPENAMKFTTRHPRCGTSWLLVVMVVSILIFSLLGRPGILVRIVSRILVVPVVAGLAYEAIKLLSRNRRSFLARIVSLPGLWLQYLTTREPDRAQLEVAFAALRGSLGEDERPCGETE
- a CDS encoding FAD-dependent thymidylate synthase, yielding MQVTLLSYTPEPEKAIALAARVCYSKTPPRDISLERARALIRGLFARGHESVLEHASFSFLIEGISRVASHQLVRHRLASYAQQSQRYVDVRNAKFVCPPSIVAHPRAKIVFDEVIAQAQRAYEELCGLGIPREDARYVLPQGVETNLVISLNARELLHIFRLRLCRRAQWEIREVVLRMLEEIRKVAPSIAELAGPPCKFGPCPEGEKSCGKPWGTL